From a single Populus nigra chromosome 18, ddPopNigr1.1, whole genome shotgun sequence genomic region:
- the LOC133678372 gene encoding BTB/POZ domain and ankyrin repeat-containing protein NPR1-like — MANFSELSSSLSFTSSSHMSNGSISHNISNSSVAEAGTSLEVISLNKLSSSLEQLLIESTCEYSDADIVVEGIAVGVHRCILASRSKFFHELFRREKGSLEKDGKPKYCMSELLPYGNVGYEAFLIFLSYLYTGKLKPSPMEVSTCVDNVCAHDACRPAITFAVELMYASSIFQVPELVSLFQRRLLNFVRKALAEDVIPILVVAFHCQSSQLIAQCVDRIAVSNLDNISIEKELPHEVADKIKQLRLKPISEDENNTEAGDPLREKRIKRIHMALDSDDVELVKLLLTESDISLDDANALHYCASYCDLKVMSEVLSLGLANVNLRNSRGYTVLHIAAMRKEPSVIVSLLAKGASALDLTSDGQSAVSICRRLTRPKDYHAKTEQGQEANKDRLCIDILEREMRRNPLGGSASITSHTMVDDLHMKLLYLENRVAFARLFFPTEAKLAMDIAHAATTSEFAGLAASKGSSGNLREVDLNETPIMQNKRLRSRMEALTKTVEMGRRYFPNCSEVLDKFMEDDLPDLFFLEKGTPDEQRIKRTRFMELKEDVQKAFNKDKAVINRSVLSSSSSSSSLKDGVGNKLRKL; from the exons ATGGCTAATTTCTCTGAGCTATCATCATCTTTGAGCTTTACTTCATCTTCTCATATGTCAAATGGCTCAATTAGTCACAATATATCCAACTCCTCGGTTGCCGAGGCAGGAACTAGTCTTGAGGTGATTAGTTTAAATAAGCTGAGCTCCAGTTTGGAGCAGCTATTGATTGAGTCTACTTGTGAATATAGTGATGCTGATATTGTTGTTGAGGGTATCGCTGTTGGTGTTCATCGATGTATTTTAGCTTCTAGGAGCAAGTTTTTCCATGAGTTGTTTAGGAGAGAAAAGGGGTCTCTGGAGAAGGATGGAAAACCAAAGTATTGCATGAGTGAATTGTTACCTTATGGAAATGTTGGATATGAAGCCTTCCTAATTTTCTTGAGCTATTTGTACACTGGAAAACTCAAGCCATCTCCAATGGAAGTCTCAACATGTGTTGATAATGTATGCGCTCATGATGCGTGTAGACCTGCGATTACTTTTGCAGTGGAATTGATGTATGCATCATCCATATTTCAAGTTCCAGAGCTGGTTTCACTTTTCCAG AGACGCCTTCTTAACTTTGTTCGGAAAGCTCTTGCGGAAGATGTGATCCCAATCCTTGTGGTTGCCTTCCATTGTCAATCAAGTCAGCTTATTGCACAATGTGTTGATAGAATAGCAGTGTCTAATCTTGACAACATCTCTATAGAGAAAGAGCTTCCCCATGAAGTTGCAGACAAAATTAAACAGCTCCGCCTCAAACCTATCTCTGAAGATGAAAACAATACAGAGGCTGGGGACCCCCTACGTGAAAAGAGAATCAAGAGGATACACATGGCATTGGACTCAGATGATGTTGAACTTGTGAAACTTCTCCTGACTGAGTCTGATATATCCTTAGATGATGCTAACGCTCTCCATTATTGTGCGTCATACTGTGATCTCAAGGTTATGTCTGAGGTGCTTAGCCTTGGTCTTGCTAATGTCAATCTTAGAAACTCGCGAGGTTACACAGTTCTTCACATTGCTGCAATGCGGAAAGAGCCATCAGTGATAGTTTCGTTGCTGGCCAAAGGAGCATCTGCTTTGGACTTGACATCAGATGGGCAAAGTGCTGTTAGTATCTGCCGGAGGTTGACAAGGCCAAAAGACTATCATGCTAAAACAGAGCAAGGGCAGGAAGCAAACAAAGACAGGTTATGCATCGATATTTTAGAGAGGGAAATGAGAAGGAATCCACTGGGTGGGAGTGCTTCCATCACTTCCCATACAATGGTTGATGATCTGCACATGAAGCTGTTGTACCTGGAGAACAGAG TGGCATTTGCACGATTATTCTTCCCTACTGAAGCAAAGCTAGCAATGGACATTGCACATGCTGCAACAACATCAGAATTTGCTGGTCTTGCTGCATCAAAAGGTTCTAGCGGGAATTTGAGGGAGGTTGACCTGAATGAGACACCAATAATGCAGAACAAAAGACTTCGTTCTAGGATGGAAGCCCTGACAAAAACAG TGGAAATGGGCCGACGATACTTCCCTAATTGCTCTGAAGTGCTTGATAAGTTCATGGAGGATGACCTCCctgatttgtttttccttgaaAAGGGCACCCCAGATGAACAAAGAATCAAGAGGACACGTTTCATGGAACTTAAAGAGGATGTTCAAAAGGCATTTAACAAGGACAAGGCTGTGATTAACCGCTCTGTTCTGTCGTCCTCGTCATCCTCATCTTCTCTAAAAGATGGTGTTGGTAACAAGCTCAGGAAACTATGA